Below is a window of Podarcis muralis chromosome 5, rPodMur119.hap1.1, whole genome shotgun sequence DNA.
aaacgaATGTGCTTTGTTttcccaaggaggaggaagaccatTGATGGGAAGAGCGTTCTTCTGAGAAAAGGCACCTCCACTTCCCAGCTGGCAAGACCCATTTCGGGGAAAGGCTCCCCGGGCAGAACAAAACAGGCAGGCCTGGGATCTGCTGACAGGTGGAATGAAGTCTGCTCCCACCaaatccttctgccaccccgTCTGGCCTGCTCAGCATTCCAGGATTCCCAAGTGCAGAACGGAGGACCACAAGGGCAGGCAGTGTAGGGCTGGAATGACTGGCCACTGGATCTTCTCCCCAACCCAAGTGCAGCTCCTGGGCAGTGTGGTTGGTTGCCTCAGGTTGGGTCTTGTAGAAACTCTGGCAGCTCCAAGGCAGCCACTTGCTCCAGCAGCCAAACTGAGCATTCTTGAGTCTCTGCCCCCCAGCAGATTATTCCGAGTTCTGCCCCCTTGAACAGTCCAACCCTCCCACCTAAAGGTGGGCCCTCCATGCCTTCCCACCTGCTGCCCCCTCTGGGCATTTGGCCAGTGAGGGGCTGTGGGAAGCACTTGGTTCCCAGGTTCAGTGGAAGGACCCTCCTGGCTCTGGCTTTGTAATGTGAACCTCACAgtgttattattttctttatggGGTTGGTTCAAACCACTACTCTGAATGCTCCTTTTCACAGGGTAAActcactggggatgagtttatggaaccaagggggcagtgacccaaaaaggtttgagaaccactgattatCCTCTTCAATTCAGCTTTGAgagatgcttccccccccccccagtggggcAGCAGCAGATGTGGGGCTCCTCTTGAGGCCTCATGTCATGCGATGCAAGAACCAGACTCAGCACATGCCAGAAAGCTCAGGTTTTATTTGGGGATAGATGATCCCACAGCAGCCTCCCCAGAGATAGAAGGAGGGGGGCATGGCAACACACTGATGTCTGTTCTGGGGTTGGGGTCTTCTCAGACAAGGTGATCACGTTGAGGGACTCAGTCCTCCTTAGCGGGGTTTtctgggggaagaaaagaaaaagagtcaGCCAAGTAATTGGGCATGTGCCCCTTAGGGCAGGCAGCAGCAatgatagaataatagaattgtagaattgtagacccccaagggccatctagtccaaccccctgcaagaagGAATCTcatttaaagcatccatgacagatggtcatctaacctctgcttataaacctccaaggaaggaaagttcgCCATCTTCCACTGTTGAATGACTCTTActttcagaaggttcttcctgatgtttagttgtaaTTTCCTTTCCTGTAAGTTGCAGACCTTGGTTGGAGtcctaccatagctgtcaacttttcccttttcttgcaaggaatcctattcggaataagggaatttcccttaacaAAGGGAAACGCTGACAGCTATGAGTCCCaccctcaagagcaggagaaaacaggcttgctccatccCCCATTTGACAACCCTTTAGGTttttgaagatgtctatcatatctcctctcagtctcctctttcccaggctaaacattcccaactcCCCCAACTGTTTCTCGTGAGGCTTGGTTTGCAGACCCTCGATCATCTTGgccgccttcctctgcacaccttccagcttgtcactaTCCTTCTGAAACTGAGGTGCCCAGAACTCAACACACAACTCCAAGTGAGCCTAGAGcaatactatgacttcccttgatctggacaataGACTTCTGGTGAGGCATCATAGGATTGCATGAGCTttctttgctgttgcatcactcttttgactcatgctaagcttgtggtctattaGGGCCCCTgtttccttttcacatgtactgcggtcaagccagatgtcccccatcccATGTGCTTCAAGTCTGGCTCCTCTTGAAGCTCCTCAagcccccctccctccactgGTGATATGGGGGAGATCCACCATCCTTAAGTTCGCCCATGCATAGGACAGGATGGTGCCAGCAGCCCAGCTGAGATAGACGCCTGTGGAGCCCCACAGTCTGCTCCctgcccaccacacacacacacacacacacacagaatgaaTCTTACCTAAGTTCCCGCAGACCATCATGCACTCCAGCATGGTACGAAACCGATTTCCATTCCCCCCGCAGAGCCCATAGACGAATATCTCGCACTTCCTGGTGGCTGAGTTGTAGTAGTAAAATTGTGAATAACCCAGACATGGGCCAGGGTCCTTTGGCAGCTTGCAGACCTCTGAGGCCACagaagggggagaaagaggaagcAGAGAGGTTTTTCTTAGGGCAGGAAGGTGTCAAGAGTTTTTAATTCCAACTTCATGTTCCCTGCATGCATTCCTCCATAGGAATAATGCAAAGCCCCTCCATAAAAGGCGAAGGAGTCATGGAGACTTCTCCTTCCAGGCAGAGCGGAATTGTGCCTTGGGCTATTTGGGCGAGTCCAGCTCAGGGACTGAATTTGAGGGACCTGCTTGTGGCAGCTGGTTCAGATCTCTGCAGCCCTCTTGCCTCTCAACCCTTTGCCAAAGCTCCCGCCCAAAGCTCTCCTTCCGAGGTCTGCAAAACACACCAATCCCGTAAAACCTCAATTTCAAGACATgacgaagctcattgggtgacttgGGCCAGTGGCTTCTTctcttagcctccctcacagtgttgttgttgtggggattaaaggaagaagggagagaacGACGCATGCAGCCATGAGCTCCATGGAAATGAAGGTGGGCGATAAACACAATCAACGAAGCCAATAAAATGAATTTCTGGTGGGTCCCACTTTCAGTACCTGGGCTGATTTTCCCGCAGGCTTCCTCGCAGGCCTCCTTTGACTCAAACATGTTGCGGTTGCCCGAGCAGCCACCGTAGATGAACTGGTTGCACTTCTTCTGTGACGGGTTGTAGTAGTAACGTATCAAGTGTGCGCTGCATATTCCATCTTCAGGCAGCAACTGGCATCTGTCACTGTGAACTGTTGGAGGCAGAATGAATGGAGGTCCATGAGGGGAACTTCTCAGGCTCCAGGGCACTTAAGTTGGCACTGTGGCTGCTGCCTCCACCAGTTGCCCAGAgaagagagggtggggggagaaggggtcAGGGGCTTTGCCAGTACCTGAGTCCAGGCAGCCCCGGCTGCACCCGGTGAAGCAGCACTTCTGGGTGAGAGGGCAGTCTCGGTCGTCTCTGCAGGTGTCATTGCAGGGGGCAAAGGTGCGCACCAGTTCCACTTTGGGGCACACGCCAGGGtgctctggaaaaaaagagaTGGGGAGATTGGGGgtgggactaataataataataataataataataataataataataataataatttatttataccctgcccatctggctgagtttccccagccactctgggcagctcccaatcgagtgttaaaaacaatacagcattaaatattaaaaacttccctaaacagggctgccttcagatgtcttttaaagataagatagctgcttatttccttcacatctgaagggagggtgttccacagggcaggtgccactaccgagaaggccctctgcctggttccctgtaacctggcttctcacagggagggaaccgcaagaaggccctcagcgctggacctcagtgtccgggcagaacaatgggggtggagatgctccttcaggtatacaggaccgaggccgtttagggctttcaaggtcaggaccaacactttgaattgtactcggaagcgtactgggagccattgtaggtctttcaagaccagtgttatgtggtctcggcagctgcccccagtcaccagtctaggtgccgcattctggattagttgcagtttccgggtcaccttcaaaggtagccccacgtagagcgcgttgcagtagtccaagcaggagataactagatgaccctttgtagCCCTTCCTACTTGACAGAGGCATGTGTCCAGCTTTACCTCTGGACAGGAAAGCCCATGGATGGCCCTACTAAGTCCCTCCATACTGCGCTGTGCAACATCACCCCCCTTAAGTCCAGGTTCTCTGACTTTCCCTGCTCACCCAACCACtccataaaaacacaagaagagccttctggatcaggccaatggcccattttctCCAGGGGCCAACTGGACGcttcaatgggaagcccacaagaaggacccAAGCAcgagccctctgccctcctggggtttccagcagctggccttcagaagcatcgctgcctccatcCTGCTAAAAGTCACTAAgaaccctctcctcctccatgaatctgccttctaaagccatctagtGTGGAATCTAGACACGTATAGGAAAGGTTGTGAAAGTGCTTTTTGAAAaacagttttgaaaaatatatggaatttgccatagctcaccatcaccacctagtgttacatttgtatactgcactttacaacacactgaaaatgttttatttgcggCTGTAGAGCTGAGTCCCAGGTTGGTGGCCGCCAtcacctcctgtgggagtgagttccgtagCTCAACTATGTGCTGCTGAGTGAAGACGTCCTTTCTCCTAATGAACTCCTGTGTTTACAGCTTATCATATGCATATCTCTGGATATTTCTGAGATGCGCTTGGTGGCCCATGCCACCAAGAAAAGCCCTGGAATTGTGTTTGGTATGCCAGGACTCACTCCTGGAACATGTGAGGAAATCATTGAAAGGGGGAaacatctgagcatgtgcagagttcatttcCCTCTGTTATTCTCCTACCACTGGCAGCCACCACCATACAGCTTGGCATTAGGGAGTGGAGACTGCGTGAGTGGAAGCCAAGTGGGCTTGAGCCCCAACATCTCTTCCTGGGCAGAATTTAACATTGGTTCTCCCATCCACAAGAACTCAGTTGGTCCCCTAGCCACCCCCATCagttctgtgggaatgttcagggatgcaggagaagatctattgtttgattatagcctttccaacttgtgttaacaagttcacactttagcagagtaacattcctctttttaaactcacagaggctgtgtttgctcaggctcgctaaagcctctagaataactgttctggtattttccccttattccctcataaaagataagacacgacacagtcttctataaaagtataaaaagagtttactcacattctgttcacaatcagatcccagaaggcagacttagcttagaaaagtaacatacacctggaaactatctcataaggagacagtgcctctgtcctctcttggctggaagccgagaaacatctttggctaagcagatgttgcttcttcgacgaaagtagtcagagagagagagagatagcggCCAATCCTATGCTTtagttacctgcacaggtgaggccacgcccacctctagtcacatacagaggaagtctgtcccagcccaggaggaaacaggaaatttacctgctggctggacaaacattcctccccacgtgtaaacatgttcactctaggaatgttgtccttgactgctcttgtgtttcacatcccacaaggtccccatctctctccccacccaaggGATACCTTCTTCAGCCACCTGGCAAGTCTGTCCACACCCGTTGCTGCAGCACTTCTGGATTGGCAAGTAGAGTCCTGAGCCACAGTCCTGGTCGTTGTTGCAAGTCGTTGAGCAGTTCGCAGCCTGGTCTGGCTGGGGGCTCAGCCTGGGGCAGGAGCCGGGCTGGTCTGGGGATGAAAGGAGAATGTAAGAAgctaagaagggcctgctggatcaggccaatggcccacttagtccagcatccttttctcgcagtggccaaccaggtcaCCCAAAGGGGATGCCTGCCTGAGTTTTCCACCCAAATAGACACCAACCCCCATTGTGTGTATGGATGGGTGGTCAAGAGCACATCTGGGTCAGAAGGTGAGGCAGATGGGAGGTTCCTGACttcatttctccccccaaaaagaggggCTGCTGCTTACCCTCAAGTGGGAGCATGCACTGATGCCCACAGGCAGTCTGGCAGCAGCGCTCGTTCCCTGGGCAGCTGTTGTCTCTGGAGCAGAACTGGCCGCACTGGGTGTCATTGTTTTGGATCAGAGTAGGACAGGTGCCAGGCTTCCctgtgatggagagagagagagagagagagagagagagagagagagagagagaggaatggatTACTAAGCCATTACTAaaatggattgttgttgttgtttagtcgtgtccgactcttcgtgaccagagcatgccaggcacacctgtcttccactgcctcccgcagtttggtcagactcatgctggtagcttcgagaacacggtcccaccatctcgtcctctgccgtccccttctccttgtgccctccatctttcccaacatcagggtcttttccagggagtcttctcttctcaggaggtggccaaaatcttggagcctcagcttcacgatctgtccttccagtgagcactcagggctgatttccttcagaatggagaggttggatcttcttgcggtccatgggactctcaagagtctcctccagcaccagaattcaaaatcatTAATGGGTGGACTAAAATGAATTACTAACCATTGATAATCTTAAAATTCAGGTGGGTCTGCAAAGCATACGCCTGAAGCATCGAAAGCCAGGGGAAAGAGATGCTTCTTCAACCTCCTTCCGAAGCTGCACCATGGAGGTGTCATCTGCTACTGAGTCAGGTTTCAGGTCCTGACattgatttacaaagccctgaacaacttgggtccaggatccCTCAGGGATCACCTGAACCCTGATATTCCAGctcgatcactgagatcatcagcAGGAGCATCTTTGGTCATTTCTTGGGTTGCTGAGACTTCTTTGACAACAACCAAGTTGTCATTGGCCCACTCCTGTGGAATTCCCTGCCACTGGAGACTCAGCAGGAGCCTTCTGTGCCAACAtctaaacacctgctgaaaacttttctattcttccAGGCCTGTACAGGAAATTGAGAATATATCCCCCACAATGGTCTGCTGGTGTTTGTTTCtaatttggtttttgtttttaattttaattttttatgatacgatatgataatctttattgtcattgtcccatacagaacaacgaaattgaaaaaaaaaatctacaacggacattcaaaaaccaacaagcttgcTATCCcatctatcccagcctggttagccccctaaaatctctgataccccataattaaatccaatatactcccacagagactaccttacactgcgtttaaaaccaaaatcacatttggatagaaactgtttctcagggacttccgggttagcgcctccgGTAATGGCTGAATTCCTCTGACCGGGAGGAATTCGCTTCGTGGAAATTAGGGTCCGACTGCCACAGCGAAGGCGGGGACCCACAAAAAATCACAggtgggtgaagcctgtgaacgtgggattcggctggcaccttttgcgcctcccctactcgcggggaaacccggtttcggggatccggagcgacgtggggtgagtggcgcggtgctgcgaattgactgcttctttcacggagtgaagccgcattgctgttgccggagagcgctgactttttcctgtggacaattcgATTTTAAAACAACTACCGGTGAGTAGAAtggaaaattggatttttaaacgtcTTAATTTGGTACCGAAACGGGGAGgtttcaaacaggaagtccgccttccccttttgtaaatagactggaGCAAAAAAgctgcaagctaaagtcttggaaagctTTCCATAAAGGATTAAACTTCCATCGGCTAAAATCatcaaaccccccttggaagcaggaggagaggggggaatttTTAGACCGcgcaagcctgcaggagagagtgaagaaagtCAAATTACCACCGCCCTgaacctggaaacgggctgctagtaaGACTGAAGTTTTGGAtatgttcattgactgtgaatagatCGTTTGTTGACAGTAAGTTAAagaagagaaatacattgtttccattGTCTCCTTCTGTGTTTAAAAAGGAGTAAATGTAAAAATTGAAACTAACTTTATTGTTTGAACTGTGCTTAAAAGGattgatacaaatagaaattgtttccccctagaggaagcctttgaaattgttacatgagctgagtggggaatttccagctgcaagacaAGATCGTGAGaatctgggattgaccttggacTGTTAAGAATTTTGACAGAAGAAACCTTAGTGGTTGCATTATGTAAGATTAATGACTCACTGGAACAGCTCCATAGGAAGACGGATGTGACGATTATAAAAATTGATAACTTGGAACAAAAAGTGACTAATTTTGGACAAAAAGTGAATACTAATACAGAAACTATTCAGGAATCGATACAGGGATCTACCTTGACATGGCAAATTGAGGAGAAGGCGGGGGAGAAAGTTGTTAGAGCCCCAGCCTCACAGATGCAACTTGATGACTATAAGGGGATGCCTTTTATGACGGAATCTAGAGAAAGCCAGACTTTGAGGATTGGAGCCCCGCTTGgactggagaaggaaagttggatagatccctTCATGCAGGGATTCACTGACTTTTGGGACTTGGGCCAGGAggagactggagttgtggggaCTGCCAGACTTGGAGGAACTTTGAAATATGACTGGAAATACCTTGTGAATTTTAGTCTTAACTATGGAGATCTGGCTGATTTGTTGAGAAGGAATAAAAGCATtgctaggtgggaatttcctcaagaTTTACTTTTCAACAtcagaggaaggaaaataagaacaaaaccaggagaagacaaagtaaagtgtatgtataaacatgaagaagactcgcagaagggacttggaaaagaattaagagcctcggacagaagatcaccaggttgatggactatatggaaatgacggaaatgactggcagaatccaagaccagggagaagagacggtggaagaatattggaaaaaatttaaaatctatatatggaaataatgtaaaattaatgaatgttagaaaaatgttggaaggaaattatatggctttagtagaaatgcctTAAGGAATTAAGCATAAATAAGTATTATAATTCTAATggaaaataagattaaaatatgttaagataatcatatgacagaaaatagagaaagatggaaaggatttgctgaaacaattaatagaaatggaatacaaaaagggaggtgagaggagttcgatgaaacaagggaatgaaagagagGATATTGAGAAGGTATGATGTGtgttttttgaactgtttttgcttttgctttgcttaatgtgttaatgttgtgttgtgtattgtttatatattgtattgtattgtatgtttttttcccttctttcttttttgtaaggttttaaaataataaatattatttataaaagaaagaaagaaaagaaactgtttctcaggcggctagtcctagtctttataaccctggaccttcttccagaaggcagaagctgaaagagatcatttccggggtgcgcactatcctgcgctatctctgcatctttcttatagcacctggaagcatagatttgatccaaggtgggaagagtgcacccaaatattctctccacagtctttacaaccccgGACAACTttggttttttccctgaccgtgcagctcccaaaccacacacagagaccataagctagtacgctctccacagtacaatggtcaaatgccatcaacaggtcctttgagagattgtttttccagaggatAATTATTTTATTGCCTGGTTTTATCTCTTTATATTGCTGTAAACCACTGTGAAATGTTTTATTCAACAAACAAGCAGTACAGATTCAGATACAAAGAAATAAGTGAAAATGCAGCAGCATCAGTGAAAAGGGACAACCAAAGCCAGGTAGCCGAATCAATAAATCCTGCCAATCTACGTAGGTGTCCCCCTGTACCAGGAAGCAGAAAGGGAGCCCAGCTTGCCACAGGGGCATGGACCCACCATGTGgggtcttccctcctcctctcagcTTCCCACCACGTGTCTCACAGGAGCAGAGGGAGACTGAGTGTTGAGTCAGcctgtggttggggggggggacgcctcTCTCTAGCATGCAGATCCAAACTGACATGTCACGCATGGAGGAAATCCCCAGGGCCAGATCCTACGCCTGCCTGCCAGGACTGCTTCAGCCAAGAACAGGGAGTGAGCGATGGCTCCTCCCAGGAGAGGAAGGAACAGAAGATGTTATCTGACCTGGCAGAGGCAAGGTAGCTCAGGTGGAAGACTGTGAGACTCTTGacttcagggtcatgggtttgagccccacgttgggcaaaatattcctgcattgcaaggtgcCCTGGTGGTCTCTCCCAACTCTCCCATTCTCTgtttctatgatcctatgaaggCTCATGCTAGCCTCACCGTTAGGAGAGAGGCAGCgggaaaacagcaataaaatgaaagcagatcCGGAGGAGGAGTGAGTCAAGCAACAAGAAGGTTTCTGTGAACACATCATAGACAGCGGGGCTCTTAAATAGAGGAAGTGTCAGATCATTGCTACACCTTGCCCAATATTGTCAGCACTGCCTGGCAGTAGAGTTCATGGGAGGCATTCTGCCCACTGAGCTTCAGTCCCATCCcaaaaggggagagagggaaagaccAGGGGAAAACTATTAGCTTCTGATCACAGAATTATCAgagggtagagttggaagggacacagagggtcatctggtccaacgcAGGAGTGATGGCTTAACAGGACCACAACTTTAATACAGTTTGAAAAACCCAACCAAagtacaaaggggaaaaaatgaataaaCACATCGTAACCATAtgtaaaaacagcacagctaCAAAGTGACCCGTAATATCTATGTCTGACCAATAGCACTATTCTGAAATGGTTTGGGTGAATTATTATCATCAGGGcttcttttcagccagaactcagtgagttcctctcaggtaggtgccattgccattctgagagaatgggggaggtgttcatggtgagttccaacacctctttttctagaaaaataacaattcttcttcttcttcttctttgcaaagcACCCTATACCtcaagtctcagggcagttcacaggataaagtcacaacataaaaacacaaaataaacaatcaaccccccccccccaataaacaccAACCCAATAAACCACCCCCAAGgcgttttaaaagggcattgggaggacaatcagctaaaggcctggttagtgaggaatgtttttgcctggtgcctaatggtttataatgaaggtgccaagcgaacctccctggggagagcatcccacaaacagggagccactgcaggaaaggccTGCTCTTGCGAACATGAAGTTCTTTCTTAAATTCTGAAAACATAAGCTCATCGGCCCATAAGATCATTTCACCCACCTCAAGTCTTGCCCCTGACAGCAGGATCTATAGGGAAGGGGAAGCTATGGAACAAGAGACCGTGGTTTCCTGGCGCTGAGGACTCTTTCAGTTACCCATTCAGGGTTTCATACAGGAGCCCCAAGCCAGCACAGCCAGAAGATGCAGAGGCTCATGAGAATTGTGGCCAGTTCAGAGGCAGGCTGCCTTAGAGAGTGTTTCCCACAGGGGCTTAGAAAGATGGAGATTGGGACAAGGGAGTCCAAGGAGACACTCACCTAGAGGCATCTGACCAGACACAGGAGCCAGGTCACCCCAGAAGGCAAGGAGCGCAACCAGGCAGAGGCCGATGGACTTCATGGCGAAGCAGGTCTGAGTCCCCTGCCTGCGCCCAGAAGGCTTTATATCCCATGCAGAAGGAACTGACAGCACATTTGGAAATCTCTCAGCTCCACCCAGAACGAACAGAAAGCAGAAAGGAATGGattggttgggaaaggctggggaATCTGAGTGACTGGAGATGAACCTTTCCAAGCCAGCACCCCATTTGTAGGCAGGCAGTGATGACTCTGTCCTAGGCGTGCCTCTTCTGTTATCAAAATGCAAAGGATCACCAAAATGAGGAGCTGCCTCAAGGCGCTTCCAAGCGCCAGGGGAAGTGCAGCCAAAACCCAGGAGACCCGATGCCAGCCTTGCGTCTGGGTGGGCTTGTGCTTGGGGCATTCAGAAAGAGGGCACCAGCCGTGCCAAAGGGAAAAGGGCCTCTTGGCTGCAGGAGGCAGGTATATCCTCTTCTCCAAAGTGGAAGTCATTGCCCACCTGAGCTGCTTTCATGAGAAGAAAGGGTTCCAGGTGTGGCTGGGAACAGAGCTGaactgggagaaggaggagaaagtgcTTAACTAGATTCTGGCTGGAGGCAGGTGTCATTTGCCCCCAGAGAGCAAGGAGCCCCACAAGGAGGAGAAGGCCACCCCACCACAGGGTGAACAAGCTAAGTCTACTGCCCAGCCCATGACTCACTTATATCTCAGAAAACAGGTTCAATGGGGGATTCCCAAAGAAGCTGGTGAAGGAAGAAGGGACAGATGGACAGCATCAATAAAAAGGGACAACCCAAGCAAGGTAACTGCCAATCTACGTAGGTGTCCCCCTGTCCCAGGAAGCAGAAAGGGAGCCCAGCTTGCCACAGGGGCATGGACACACCATGTGGggtcttccctccttctctcagcTTCGCACCACGTGTCTCACAGGAGCAGAGGGAGACTGAGTGTTGAGTCAGCCTGTGGTTGGGGGGGACACCTCTCTCTAGCATGCACATCCAAACTGACGTGTCACGCATGGAGGAAAGCCCCAGGGCCAGATCCTACGCCTGCCTGCCAGGACTCCTTCAGCCAAGAACAGGGAGTGAGCGATGGCTCCTCCCAGGAGAGGGAGAAACAGAAGATGTTATCTGACCTGGCAGAggcaataaaatg
It encodes the following:
- the LOC114599871 gene encoding uncharacterized protein LOC114599871, whose protein sequence is MKSIGLCLVALLAFWGDLAPVSGQMPLGKPGTCPTLIQNNDTQCGQFCSRDNSCPGNERCCQTACGHQCMLPLEDQPGSCPRLSPQPDQAANCSTTCNNDQDCGSGLYLPIQKCCSNGCGQTCQVAEEEHPGVCPKVELVRTFAPCNDTCRDDRDCPLTQKCCFTGCSRGCLDSVHSDRCQLLPEDGICSAHLIRYYYNPSQKKCNQFIYGGCSGNRNMFESKEACEEACGKISPEVCKLPKDPGPCLGYSQFYYYNSATRKCEIFVYGLCGGNGNRFRTMLECMMVCGNLENPAKED